The Maniola jurtina chromosome 3, ilManJurt1.1, whole genome shotgun sequence genome segment aatattaagttgccatacaaaattaataattatgctGAGTGTAAGACACTGACATTTTATCCTTTTAAAGTATATTATTAAGGTTAAACATCGTCGATAAGGACGACTACATTAATCATTCGGAATATCTGCACTTGAATCATATAAGATGACAACATATTTAGGCctggtttataaaaaaatacgaatGGTAAAAACGTACACGTCTTTAGAgaagaaataattaaattatgttcGCCCGTATCTACAACACTTCAGTAAAAACTTACTTGAGTTTACTATTTGAGAATTGCATTCAACGCCAATATCGAAGAAATTTCTTGCAAGTAAAATTACCTTGAAAACTAATTATAACAAGTTATAAGCGCTTACAGACATACTGGTACATTGAGCAAGTAGTACAAACCAGTTGGTTGCAGTGTGCAAGTGTGAAGGTAAAGGTCGCCACTCACCTTTCACCGGGCGGGGCAGCGCCGGCACGTCCGGCTGCTGGTACGTGGCGGCCATGAGGCGGTGCAGCGCGTGCAGCGAGGGGAAGGTGGGGTGCAGCGGCTGCTGCAGGAAGAAGTGGCCCGCGCTCACCAGGCACGTCATGATTGTGTCGTTATTCACCGACTCCACCAGCTGCAACTGATAGTTTGAGCATACAATGTTCGCTGACTTTCATGAGTGCCTCTAACTACCAGTAACCAGTAGTACCAAGTTGAGCTCACTTGGTGACGTGACCTGAGATATATAGCTAAGGAGCGCGAGCGGCGGCCGCGTCTCCCGTTCCAGTCCGATCTTATAAGAGTATaagagtttacgcgatagaaaaAGAGGTGTTTGTTGAACTTTAAATTACAGTGCTATGCAAGCTAAATTGCATTTTAATACATCGTATCTAGAGTTGCcctttatttaaacatctttgcgGGGTAAGCCTTCTGTACCAGAAAGATACTTATTCAGTATTCTGTACTAATACAAAACAAGCCAGCatatggacgtccactgttggacaagggctttccctatagagcgccaccacacccggtcctcagccttcctcatccagccacttcccgccagccgctttatttCGTCGGTACATTGTGCTGGAGGACGtctcacactacgcttgcttaaacgcggtctccactcaaggactttccagcTCCAACGGCTATCGCccctacgacaggcatggcctgtccactgccacttctcctgtggatctcctcatttcggatcttgtCCCTTAGGGAAattcctaacatagccctctccatagcccgatgagcaactttgaatttgtgaacaaggccatttgtcagtgtccacgtttcagcaccataggtgaggatgGGAAGGACTTGAGCATACATATACTTCGTGTCAAATATAAAGGGTGACAGTGGTATATGTTTACTCTGCTCTACCCGCGAAACAAAAGATTGACTAACGAGTAACAAGCCAGTGCGCGGCAACACAGACACTCCCACCGTCGTCACCCTCTTTTCGTACCACCgaatagatcgataaatcactCACTGCGCAAGTTCTACCTCAGAGATCTTTTTATGTGAAACCAACTGTGCACAGTTACCTCGCGAGCTCGACAGTATCAAACTTAGAACCTAGTACAAAAATAGTACATCCGCGTGTTGATCATTGAACAAGCGCTCACGGCTCAACACAAGACAACAAATCACTTGAATTTTcacgttaggttaggttaggtatgtTACAAATGAAACGAGTGAACATCGTGATTTGACATTAAATCACAACGTTCGTCCGTTCATGCTTACAGTACATTTATTTTAGTATGTCATTTTTGAATTAAttcagatttttagggttccatatctccagagaaaaaggagtccttcattgtctgtctgtctgtcaactgtcaaaactcgtcaagggaatcaaaacatGTAGGGTAATTCCCATTGACTTAGAATTACGAAAGGCAAGTAGCAATGTTTTGTAGCACTaggaaaggaaaaaatccgaaaaccgtgaatttctggtaacatcataaaaaaatattcaaaagtgGTATTTCTTTAAAGCTATTTTATCCAGGAATAGCATaggctatatattattatgtattaaaaatatgtatattaaaaatatgtttgatGCTCCACTAAATACATAGAAATAAAACAAGCAAAAACCCGACTGCAAAAACATGTAAGATAAACAGGAGGaataaatttaatgaaattttaaatttacttacTTGAAGGAACTCTGGTACTAAAGGTGTCAGTCTTTGATATAATTCTGCACTAATTTCTTGTGTGGAGAAGTTTGGGAATCTCTTTTCTGGGAATTTTTCATTTATCATCTCTAAAGCTGCTTCAATTTCACCTTGAGTACCTAGTatggaaaaaaattaactttacACTGTGTTTCAGActgctttttttatttattctgttacaagctaacccttgactgcaatctcacctggtggtaagtgatgatgcagtctaagatatcTAACCTGGAAGTTGTATGGCACTTTTTACTAAACCAATCGCttggctttgccgatagggtggtaactagccacggccgaagcctctgaccagaccagatcagagatttagacattataaaattccaacccCCTgctgagaatcgaacccgggacctcctactaataagaGCAGAGCACTAATTACTAtgccagggaggttgtcaaGCTGCTTAGCGTCAGGGAGCTGATGCAAAGATGATtactttcattaaaaatttatcaatTGTATAATTACCTCAATACACTTTTAATAGTACAACTGCTTAATCAAAGTTGTGTGCTGctttatatatacattatatgCACTTACTGTTGTGCATATGAAAAGAATAACATAGAACAAGACACAGCAACACCCTGAGAAAGATAATTTTATCTgagaaaattattaagaaattaCATACCTTCAACTGCACAGATTTTTTGCTTGGCTAAGTCTGGATGTCTTCTGACATAAACCGTTGCTCCAGTTTGTGCTTTAATTTTAGTTACAAATGAGCCATATTTTCCTATTAATAGACCAACCAGAGCCTGTGGTATTACAAATTGGTGTATTCTCATATTTATATTTGCAGGCGGTGGACTGGCTGCTTCTGAACATCCTTTACCACTATCACTGGAACCctaaaacaaagataaaataagttttttatttcaatcgtttcatacaaattgaagctccaatagaaaatattattaccaAATCTAGGggattatttactttattaagaCTTTGGTTAAAAAACTTAGAAGTTAACTAATATAAATGACTGGAAATTGACACTTTACAAATTGTAATATGAAACTTACTTCACTGTGATTATCTGAAAAATGACATGTTGAAGGGCTAGCTAACATGGGATCCACCGGACTGTGGTTTGCAGAGTCTCTTTCTGAAATAGTTCTATTCTGTGAAGCTGAAAACCGGTTGCCACTCTCACTGGGCCCCATATTGTCAGATTCCTCGGTTATATTATTCTCAATGTTTGGTTCTTTATTATCAGTTGCAATGTTCTGTTCAGTCCCGATGTCTTCAGACACCATATCACATTTAGTACTATCCACATGTAAAGCCATTGCCTCAGAATCAGCTAATatcatattttcatttacatttatttcctCATCTGTATTCTGAAAGCTAATGTTGTCATCATATTTGTTGCAACTCAGTTGAGATTTGAAAGACATACACCCAGTTGCCTCAGAAGCCGTAACAATGGCAGAGTTAATCTGACTGCACAAATCTTCTATCTTACTCTCTGCAGTCACAGACATTTTCTTCTCTTTTTCaagtgatttttttcttttaatgttcTCAATCTCCAAATCAATTTCCTCATCAGTCATTTCAAGAGAGGATCTCTGGGAACCACTACCTTTAGGGATTATGTCTATCGGTGCAGATTTAATTATGGAGCGCTCAATTTTGCCCAAAGGTGAGGCTT includes the following:
- the LOC123881158 gene encoding A-kinase anchor protein 1, mitochondrial isoform X1 codes for the protein MAPCRQLLMWSVPSIAVLLGIFWFKKKREYAKSDPGGREKIKSLKEELAEALSAEAELIQASPLGKIERSIIKSAPIDIIPKGSGSQRSSLEMTDEEIDLEIENIKRKKSLEKEKKMSVTAESKIEDLCSQINSAIVTASEATGCMSFKSQLSCNKYDDNISFQNTDEEINVNENMILADSEAMALHVDSTKCDMVSEDIGTEQNIATDNKEPNIENNITEESDNMGPSESGNRFSASQNRTISERDSANHSPVDPMLASPSTCHFSDNHSEGSSDSGKGCSEAASPPPANINMRIHQFVIPQALVGLLIGKYGSFVTKIKAQTGATVYVRRHPDLAKQKICAVEGTQGEIEAALEMINEKFPEKRFPNFSTQEISAELYQRLTPLVPEFLQLQLVESVNNDTIMTCLVSAGHFFLQQPLHPTFPSLHALHRLMAATYQQPDVPALPRPVKEGSICAAPTENNWYRAQVISTSEESDTSVVKLVDFGGYLTVDNDQLKQIRSDFMTLPFQATEALLAFVKPAKNEADWSGEALRIMAGLTAGQLLHAQVAGYDEEGLPLVHLYLTLSPQQVIFLNRELVDRGLAEWDVPPDS
- the LOC123881158 gene encoding A-kinase anchor protein 1, mitochondrial isoform X2, whose protein sequence is MAPCRQLLMWSVPSIAVLLGIFWFKKKREYAKSDPGGREKIKSLKEELAEALSAEAELIQASPLGKIERSIIKSAPIDIIPKGSGSQRSSLEMTDEEIDLEIENIKRKKSLEKEKKMSVTAESKIEDLCSQINSAIVTASEATGCMSFKSQLSCNKYDDNISFQNTDEEINVNENMILADSEAMALHVDSTKCDMVSEDIGTEQNIATDNKEPNIENNITEESDNMGPSESGNRFSASQNRTISERDSANHSPVDPMLASPSTCHFSDNHSEGSSDSGKGCSEAASPPPANINMRIHQFVIPQALVGLLIGKYGSFVTKIKAQTGATVYVRRHPDLAKQKICAVEGTQGEIEAALEMINEKFPEKRFPNFSTQEISAELYQRLTPLVPEFLQLVESVNNDTIMTCLVSAGHFFLQQPLHPTFPSLHALHRLMAATYQQPDVPALPRPVKEGSICAAPTENNWYRAQVISTSEESDTSVVKLVDFGGYLTVDNDQLKQIRSDFMTLPFQATEALLAFVKPAKNEADWSGEALRIMAGLTAGQLLHAQVAGYDEEGLPLVHLYLTLSPQQVIFLNRELVDRGLAEWDVPPDS